The following are encoded in a window of Mustelus asterias unplaced genomic scaffold, sMusAst1.hap1.1 HAP1_SCAFFOLD_35, whole genome shotgun sequence genomic DNA:
- the LOC144482265 gene encoding histone H1-like, whose product MTETAAAETAPPAAPAQVKSPRKKKAAPRPAAAGPKLGEQILNVVAGCRDRKGMSLAAIKKALAGSGVDVGKRVSQIRLTIKRKVETGSLVQTKGQGASGSFKLAKNESSGKMGKKVKTPTAKKSLVKKTAAKKVTTKKAAAKKPAAKKPAAKKTPVKKSTVKKTSSKKAATPKKVVKKAALKKKSPVKKVTGEKSVKKVTKSKAKPKVKAAKAKKASGKK is encoded by the coding sequence atgactgaaactgcagccgccgaaacggctcctccagccgctcccgctcaagtGAAGTCTCCCAGGAAGAAGAAGGCGGCTCCCCGACCTGCGGCAGCCGGTCCCAAGTTGGGCGAGCAGATCCTCAATGTTGTGGCGGGATGCCGCGATCGCAAGGGGATGTCCCTGGCCGCGataaagaaagctttggctggcagcggagtggatgtggggaagcgcgTCTCCCAGATCAGGTTAACGATCAAGAGGAAGGTGGAGACAGGGTCTCTGGTGCAGACAAAGGGACAGGGCGCCTCCGGCTCCTTCAAACTCGCTAAGAACGAAAGCTcggggaaaatgggaaagaaggtgaagacaccaacagccaagaaatctttagtaaagaaaacagcggccaagaaggtgacaacaaagaaagcagcagccaagaaacccgcagccaagaaacccgcagcaaagaaaactccagtgaagaaatcaacagtgaagaaaacaagcagcaaaaaggcggcaactccaaaaaaggtggtgaagaaagcagccctgaagaaaaagtctcctgtgaagaaggtgacgggtgaaaagtctgtcaaaaaagtgactaaatcgaaggccaaacccaaagtgaaagcagcaaaagcgaagaaagcgtcaggaaagaagtga